Proteins from a genomic interval of Rhizobium etli CFN 42:
- a CDS encoding chemotaxis protein CheW, translating to MIMAPTSLEAQFVTFSLGEEIFAVPVEVVREILDHAEAFKIPNGPDYLLGLRDVRGQGVPTIDLRLKLGMTKTVPTPHTRVLVLDVPMESRLLTLGLVADRVFEVTPFRRDQIEAAPDIGVRWRSDYIAGVVRRENGFVVIIDLARLLSREDASALQSAA from the coding sequence ATGATCATGGCCCCTACATCTCTGGAAGCGCAATTCGTGACCTTCAGCCTCGGCGAGGAGATTTTCGCCGTGCCGGTTGAGGTTGTACGGGAAATTCTCGACCATGCGGAAGCTTTCAAGATTCCGAATGGTCCCGACTATCTGCTCGGCCTGCGCGACGTGCGCGGGCAAGGTGTGCCGACGATCGATCTCCGATTGAAGCTCGGCATGACGAAGACCGTGCCGACGCCGCATACGCGGGTGCTCGTCCTCGACGTGCCGATGGAAAGCCGGCTGCTGACGCTGGGCCTCGTCGCCGACCGAGTCTTTGAGGTCACGCCCTTTCGGCGTGACCAGATCGAGGCAGCGCCCGACATCGGCGTGCGTTGGCGCTCGGACTATATTGCAGGTGTCGTTCGCCGGGAAAACGGCTTCGTCGTCATCATCGATCTCGCGCGGCTTTTGTCGCGCGAGGACGCCTCGGCTTTGCAATCGGCCGCCTGA